The Streptomyces laurentii genome contains a region encoding:
- a CDS encoding AAA ATPase (AAA ATPase [Streptomyces fulvissimus DSM40593];~AAA domain; pfam13401;~ATP binding site [chemical binding];~ATPase involved in DNA repair; pfam12458;~The AAA+ (ATPases Associated with a wide variety of cellular Activities) superfamily represents an ancient group of ATPases belonging to the ASCE (for additional strand, catalytic E) division of the P-loop NTPase fold. The ASCE division also includes ABC; cd00009;~UniProt-pubmed:17015832; UniProt-pubmed:17209016; large glycine/alanine rich protein; UniProt-pubmed:18375553; UniProt-pubmed:21551311; UniProt-pubmed:21551298;~Walker A motif;~Walker B motif;~arginine finger;~identified by MetaGeneAnnotator; putative), giving the protein MNTTTPEQQQDTGARRAAAHGVDEDAYAVLRDRLTAQAAELAARTEALNEARTRAFGSGDLELTGTGQLRTADACVLTDLVAVDPAAGLLLAGRTRPAAARSGGEPRVADVFALYDREFAERPEDAVPGLLDDPAFVREFTALHRYFQGARLLRLRRTEGRLLAVFGTGKTSAGKAGLGAANGTGGSADVAEDLRVLRWEAGPSGTYRFMDAQGERDLVALAPPAQEVDWRQTGRDDHVPGRHPHISLGGRLFVSTVGGTLTLKTADDTETREGVYAEPVDEPLQSLTDAEVAHAFVGPLLLVRVRPYKEETVRHLVFHTLTGETVRLDGLGQACLRLPEDRGVVFPGGYCLADGTVRTFDTDTAGLAYDGSVTSPHGEDVLYTFRAPDDGRSLLLPYNRVRESVDRPVAGRGHALLDDGTMVVLRAGGTEAGRVHTAQVWRTPFTADTHTAPAGTGPDADGPLARIGNADLIRGISDCFAVARLATETTPANTGDHPASGQAYEALAAACARAADAHHWLGDPDTGDLAAPLDAVRVTAGQVLAEFETVTTLAARAADALAEAERAITKLVRQVRGESPAGAEEWIARLTALRRAQGRLLSVRELRYADTEAVDALARRTDDDLASAAQRAVAFLRRDDAFTAQAAEADRLAAAAAEARTVAETRALAERLDEHAAGLRTLSEVVAGLDIADATVRTAILERIADVLGGVNRARATLTSRRAELLEHEGRAEFTAEFALLAESVTGALADAATPEDCDTRLGALLLQLENLESRFAEHDGFLGELTEKRTEIHDAFAARRQTLTDARARRAERLAESAARILESVARRAAQLGGDDDVHTYFASDPMVAKVRRTADELRELGDQVRAEELAGRLAAARQEAGRALRDRAELYADGGETIRLGRHRFAVQRQSPELTLVPHGDTLAFALTGTDYRAPVDDPELAAARPYWNRALPSESPDVYRAEYLAARLLAEHGADALAALPADAEAADGATTDSLAALVRRAAEAAYDEGYERGVHDHDATAVLAAVLRLREGAGVLRHPAAARAAAQFFWAHTADEESRTRWQRQAVSLTRARDLFGAAPALDVLRAELAEETGDPAAAAYLVEELAAAPAGFAVSAEARTLLEKFRRAVGTTAYDEDVRALPDLAARRQLVEGWLHAYATASGEPDETAGSGVLAEAAAVELCSVLGHYDIDGATTATVTGLLGSHPRLHGRTLELRLAEFLHRTAEFTTQDVPAFRAYQRRRAALVADARGRLRLDEHRPRVMSSFVRNRLVDEVYLPLIGDNLAKQLGAAGDAKRADTHGLLMLLSPPGYGKTTLVEYVADRLGLLLVKVDGPALGRATTSLDPAEAPDSAARRELEKIAFALAAGNNVMLYVDDIQHCSPDFLQKFIPLCDATRTLAGHDLRGKRFAVCMAGNPYTESGGRFRVPDMLANRADVWNLGDVLTGKEEAFAFSFVENALTSHPDLAPLAGRDRADVELLARLAAGDPLADRSRLRHPYAPVESDRVLTVLRHLLTARATVLAVNEAYIDSAAQTDEARTEPPFRLQGSYRNMNKIAARISPAMNDAELAAVVDDHYTAEAQTLTGDAEANLLRLAALRGTRTPEQTARWREIVAATGRARALGGAADDPLGRAVAALGLLADRIAAVETAITRAADPRMLLARPDGPARHARTPEGEDGTG; this is encoded by the coding sequence ATGAACACCACGACACCCGAGCAGCAGCAGGACACCGGCGCCCGGCGCGCCGCCGCCCACGGAGTCGACGAGGACGCGTACGCGGTGCTGCGCGACCGGCTCACCGCCCAGGCGGCCGAACTCGCCGCCCGCACCGAGGCGTTGAACGAGGCCCGGACCCGCGCCTTCGGCTCCGGCGACCTGGAGCTCACCGGCACCGGGCAGCTGCGGACCGCCGACGCCTGCGTCCTGACGGACCTGGTCGCCGTCGACCCCGCCGCCGGTCTGCTGCTGGCCGGCCGGACCCGCCCGGCCGCCGCCCGGAGCGGCGGCGAGCCGCGCGTCGCCGACGTCTTCGCCCTGTACGACCGGGAGTTCGCCGAGCGGCCCGAGGACGCCGTGCCCGGTCTCCTCGACGACCCGGCCTTCGTCCGCGAGTTCACCGCCCTGCACCGCTACTTCCAGGGCGCCCGGCTGCTCCGCCTGCGCCGTACGGAAGGACGCCTGCTCGCCGTCTTCGGCACGGGCAAGACGAGTGCGGGCAAGGCGGGTTTGGGCGCCGCGAACGGCACCGGGGGCTCCGCGGACGTCGCCGAGGACCTGCGGGTGCTGCGCTGGGAGGCCGGCCCGTCCGGCACGTACCGCTTCATGGACGCCCAGGGCGAGCGCGACCTCGTGGCCCTCGCCCCGCCCGCGCAGGAGGTCGACTGGCGGCAGACCGGCCGCGACGACCACGTACCTGGCCGGCATCCGCACATCTCCCTCGGCGGGCGGCTGTTCGTCTCCACCGTCGGCGGCACGCTCACCCTCAAGACGGCGGACGACACCGAGACCCGCGAGGGCGTGTACGCCGAGCCGGTCGACGAGCCGCTGCAGTCGCTCACCGACGCCGAGGTCGCCCACGCCTTTGTCGGCCCGCTGCTCCTCGTCCGGGTCCGCCCGTACAAGGAGGAGACCGTCCGCCACCTGGTCTTCCACACCCTGACCGGCGAGACCGTCCGGCTCGACGGCCTCGGGCAGGCGTGCCTGCGGCTGCCCGAGGACCGGGGCGTCGTCTTCCCCGGCGGCTACTGCCTCGCCGACGGCACGGTGCGGACCTTCGACACGGACACCGCCGGGCTCGCGTACGACGGGTCCGTCACCTCCCCGCACGGCGAGGACGTCCTCTACACGTTCCGCGCGCCGGACGACGGGCGCAGCCTGCTGCTCCCGTACAACCGGGTCCGCGAGTCGGTCGACCGCCCGGTCGCCGGGCGCGGGCACGCGCTGCTCGACGACGGCACCATGGTGGTGCTGCGCGCGGGCGGCACGGAGGCGGGCCGGGTGCACACCGCGCAGGTGTGGCGGACCCCGTTCACGGCCGACACCCACACCGCTCCGGCCGGCACCGGCCCGGACGCCGACGGGCCGCTCGCCCGGATCGGCAACGCCGACCTGATCCGCGGCATCTCCGACTGCTTCGCCGTCGCCCGCCTGGCGACCGAGACCACCCCCGCGAACACGGGGGACCACCCGGCCTCCGGCCAGGCGTACGAGGCACTGGCCGCCGCCTGCGCCCGGGCCGCCGACGCCCACCACTGGCTCGGCGACCCGGACACCGGCGACCTGGCCGCCCCGCTCGACGCGGTCCGCGTGACCGCCGGCCAGGTGCTCGCCGAGTTCGAGACGGTGACCACCCTCGCGGCCCGGGCCGCCGACGCCCTCGCGGAGGCCGAGCGCGCGATCACCAAGCTCGTCCGGCAGGTCCGCGGCGAGTCCCCGGCCGGCGCCGAGGAGTGGATCGCCCGGCTCACCGCGCTGCGCCGCGCCCAGGGCCGGCTGCTCTCCGTACGCGAACTGCGGTACGCCGACACCGAGGCCGTCGACGCCCTGGCCCGCCGCACCGACGACGACCTCGCCTCCGCCGCCCAGCGGGCCGTCGCCTTCCTCCGCCGCGACGACGCGTTCACCGCGCAGGCCGCCGAGGCCGACCGGCTCGCCGCCGCCGCGGCCGAGGCCCGGACCGTCGCCGAGACCCGCGCGCTCGCCGAACGCCTCGACGAGCACGCCGCCGGGCTGCGCACCCTCAGCGAGGTCGTCGCCGGCCTCGACATCGCCGACGCCACCGTCCGCACCGCGATCCTGGAGCGGATCGCGGACGTCCTCGGCGGCGTCAACCGGGCCCGGGCCACGCTCACTTCGCGCCGAGCCGAACTCCTGGAGCACGAGGGGCGGGCCGAGTTCACCGCCGAGTTCGCCCTGCTCGCCGAGTCCGTCACCGGCGCCCTCGCCGACGCCGCCACCCCCGAGGACTGCGACACCCGGCTCGGCGCGCTGCTGCTCCAGCTGGAGAACCTGGAGTCCCGCTTCGCGGAGCACGACGGCTTCCTCGGCGAACTCACCGAGAAGCGCACCGAGATCCACGACGCGTTCGCCGCCCGCCGCCAGACCCTCACCGACGCCCGCGCCCGTCGCGCCGAGCGGCTCGCCGAATCGGCCGCCCGCATCCTGGAGTCGGTCGCCCGGCGGGCCGCGCAGCTCGGCGGCGACGACGACGTCCACACGTACTTCGCCTCCGACCCGATGGTCGCCAAGGTCCGCCGCACCGCCGACGAACTGCGCGAACTCGGCGACCAGGTACGGGCGGAGGAGCTGGCGGGCCGGCTCGCGGCCGCCCGGCAGGAGGCCGGGCGCGCGCTGCGCGACCGGGCCGAGCTGTACGCCGACGGCGGCGAGACCATCCGGCTCGGCCGGCACCGCTTCGCCGTCCAGCGCCAGTCGCCCGAACTCACCCTGGTCCCGCACGGTGACACCCTCGCCTTCGCGCTGACCGGCACCGACTACCGCGCGCCCGTCGACGACCCGGAGCTGGCGGCGGCCCGCCCGTACTGGAACCGCGCGCTGCCCTCCGAGTCGCCGGACGTCTACCGCGCCGAGTACCTGGCCGCCCGGCTGCTCGCCGAGCACGGTGCCGACGCGCTCGCCGCCCTGCCCGCCGACGCCGAGGCCGCGGACGGCGCGACGACGGACAGCCTGGCCGCGCTGGTCCGGCGGGCCGCCGAGGCCGCGTACGACGAGGGGTACGAGCGCGGGGTCCACGACCACGACGCGACGGCCGTCCTCGCCGCCGTGCTGCGGCTGCGCGAGGGCGCCGGAGTGCTGCGCCACCCGGCGGCGGCGCGGGCCGCCGCCCAGTTCTTCTGGGCGCACACGGCCGACGAGGAGTCGCGTACCCGCTGGCAGCGGCAGGCCGTCTCGCTCACCCGGGCCCGCGACCTGTTCGGCGCGGCCCCGGCCCTCGACGTGCTGCGCGCCGAACTGGCCGAGGAGACCGGCGACCCGGCCGCCGCCGCGTACCTCGTGGAGGAACTGGCCGCCGCCCCGGCCGGGTTCGCGGTCTCGGCCGAGGCCCGCACCCTCCTGGAGAAGTTCCGCCGGGCCGTCGGCACCACGGCGTACGACGAGGACGTCCGCGCCCTGCCGGACCTCGCCGCCCGCCGCCAGCTCGTCGAGGGCTGGCTGCACGCCTACGCGACCGCCTCCGGCGAGCCGGACGAGACGGCCGGCAGCGGTGTCCTGGCGGAGGCCGCCGCCGTCGAACTCTGCTCCGTACTCGGCCACTACGACATCGACGGCGCCACCACGGCCACCGTCACCGGCCTGCTCGGCAGCCATCCCCGCCTGCACGGGCGGACGTTGGAGCTGCGGCTCGCCGAATTCCTGCACCGTACGGCCGAGTTCACCACCCAGGACGTCCCGGCGTTCCGCGCCTACCAGCGCCGCCGCGCCGCGCTCGTCGCCGACGCCCGCGGACGGCTGCGCCTGGACGAGCACCGGCCGCGCGTCATGTCGTCGTTCGTCCGCAACCGGCTCGTCGACGAGGTGTACCTGCCGCTGATCGGCGACAACCTCGCCAAGCAGCTCGGCGCGGCGGGCGACGCCAAGCGCGCCGACACCCACGGCCTGCTGATGCTGCTCTCGCCGCCCGGCTACGGCAAGACGACCCTCGTCGAGTACGTCGCCGACCGCCTCGGCCTGCTCCTGGTCAAGGTCGACGGCCCCGCCCTCGGCCGCGCCACCACCTCCCTCGACCCGGCCGAGGCGCCCGACTCGGCGGCCCGGCGCGAACTGGAGAAGATCGCCTTCGCGCTCGCCGCGGGCAACAACGTGATGCTGTACGTGGACGACATCCAGCACTGCTCGCCCGACTTCCTGCAGAAGTTCATCCCGCTCTGCGACGCCACCCGCACCCTCGCCGGGCACGACCTGCGCGGCAAGCGCTTCGCCGTCTGCATGGCCGGCAACCCGTACACCGAGTCCGGCGGCCGCTTCCGCGTCCCCGACATGCTCGCCAACCGCGCCGACGTGTGGAACCTCGGCGACGTCCTGACCGGGAAGGAGGAGGCGTTCGCGTTCAGCTTCGTGGAGAACGCCCTCACCTCCCACCCCGACCTCGCCCCGCTCGCCGGCCGCGACCGCGCCGACGTGGAACTCCTCGCCCGGCTCGCCGCCGGCGACCCGCTCGCCGACCGCTCCCGGCTCCGGCACCCGTACGCGCCCGTCGAGTCGGACCGCGTCCTGACCGTCCTGCGGCATCTGCTCACCGCCCGCGCCACGGTGCTCGCCGTGAACGAGGCGTACATCGACTCCGCCGCCCAGACCGACGAGGCGCGCACCGAACCGCCGTTCCGGCTGCAGGGCTCGTACCGCAACATGAACAAGATCGCGGCCCGGATCTCCCCGGCGATGAACGACGCCGAACTCGCCGCCGTCGTCGACGACCACTACACGGCCGAGGCCCAGACCCTCACCGGCGA
- a CDS encoding hypothetical protein (Band_7_flotillin: a subgroup of the band 7 domain of flotillin (reggie) like proteins. This subgroup contains proteins similarto stomatin, prohibitin, flotillin, HlfK/C and podicin. These two proteins are lipid raft-associated. Individual proteins of...; cd03399;~Uncharacterized protein conserved in bacteria [Function unknown];~identified by MetaGeneAnnotator; putative;~secreted protein [Streptomyces pristinaespiralis ATCC25486]), which yields MDAITSGLGVLVVMVLVVALVVLFTISRLFRKVEQGKALIVSKMRKVDVTFTGQVVLPVLHRAEIMDISVKTIEISRTGRDGLICKDNIRADIRITFFVRVNKTVADVVKVAQAIGTARASDQATLQELFNAKFSEALKTVGKQMDFTDLYTMREELRFRIIEIIGVDLNGYSLEDAAIDYLEQTPLTQLDPDNVLDAQGIRKITELTTVEHVRTNEFRRTEEKEITRQNVDAREAILELERRQADAEIKQKREIDTVRAREEAETARVAEEERLRAQSAFLRTEEQLGVQRENQAREVAVAQKNRERVIAVENERIEKDRLLEVIARDRETELTRIAAEKEVEAERREIAEVIRERVAVDRTVAEQEESIRRLRTVEEAERERAAIVIAAEAEAQEKLVKDIKAAEAAEQAAVHKAAEELTLAEARNKAAELEARAKIRLAEGIEAEAAAEGLAATRVRLQEAAAIEKTGRAEADATEARLRAEAEGLRAKALAEAEAIGEKLKSEAAGLTEKAAAMAALDEASRAHEEYRLRLEAEKDIRLAGLDVQRQVAEAQATVLATGLENADINIVGGESVFLDRLVQSISLGKAVDGFVDHSQTAQALAKPWLNGDGAFTEDLTKVLGSLSTADVQNLSVSALLSKVMRSGVLDAGALVPAQAAVPVAAERNGAAPAAS from the coding sequence ATGGATGCCATCACCTCAGGCCTGGGCGTACTCGTCGTCATGGTCCTGGTCGTCGCCCTCGTCGTCCTGTTCACGATCAGCCGCCTGTTCCGCAAGGTGGAACAGGGCAAGGCGCTGATCGTGTCCAAGATGCGCAAGGTCGACGTCACCTTCACCGGGCAGGTCGTGCTGCCCGTCCTGCACCGGGCCGAGATCATGGACATCTCGGTGAAGACCATCGAGATCTCCCGCACCGGCCGCGACGGCCTGATCTGCAAGGACAACATCCGGGCCGACATCCGGATCACCTTCTTCGTCCGCGTGAACAAGACCGTCGCGGACGTCGTGAAGGTCGCCCAGGCGATCGGCACGGCACGGGCGAGCGACCAGGCCACGCTGCAGGAGCTGTTCAACGCGAAGTTCTCCGAGGCGCTGAAGACCGTCGGCAAGCAGATGGACTTCACCGACCTGTACACGATGCGCGAGGAACTGCGCTTCCGGATCATCGAGATCATCGGCGTCGACCTCAACGGCTACAGCCTGGAGGACGCGGCGATCGACTACCTGGAGCAGACGCCGCTCACCCAGCTCGACCCCGACAACGTCCTCGACGCGCAGGGCATCCGGAAGATCACCGAGCTGACCACGGTAGAGCACGTGCGGACCAACGAGTTCCGGCGCACCGAGGAGAAGGAGATCACCCGGCAGAACGTCGACGCCCGGGAGGCCATCCTGGAGCTGGAGCGCCGTCAGGCCGACGCCGAGATCAAGCAGAAGCGCGAGATCGACACCGTACGGGCGCGGGAGGAGGCCGAGACCGCGCGGGTCGCGGAGGAGGAGCGGCTGCGCGCGCAGAGCGCCTTCCTGCGTACGGAGGAGCAGCTGGGCGTCCAGAGGGAGAACCAGGCCCGTGAGGTCGCGGTCGCCCAGAAGAACCGCGAGCGCGTCATCGCCGTCGAGAACGAGCGGATCGAGAAGGACCGCCTGCTCGAGGTCATCGCCCGCGACCGGGAGACCGAACTGACCCGGATCGCCGCCGAGAAGGAGGTCGAGGCGGAGCGCCGCGAGATCGCCGAGGTGATCCGCGAGCGGGTCGCGGTGGACCGTACGGTCGCCGAGCAGGAGGAGTCGATCAGGCGGCTGCGGACGGTCGAGGAGGCCGAGCGCGAGCGGGCCGCGATCGTCATCGCCGCCGAGGCGGAGGCGCAGGAGAAGCTGGTCAAGGACATCAAGGCGGCGGAGGCGGCCGAGCAGGCGGCCGTCCACAAGGCGGCCGAGGAGCTGACGCTCGCCGAGGCCCGCAACAAGGCCGCCGAGCTGGAGGCCCGCGCCAAGATCCGGCTCGCCGAGGGCATCGAGGCCGAGGCCGCCGCCGAGGGCCTGGCCGCCACCCGGGTCCGGCTGCAGGAGGCCGCGGCCATCGAGAAGACGGGCCGCGCGGAGGCCGACGCGACCGAGGCGCGGCTGCGCGCCGAGGCGGAGGGCCTGCGGGCGAAGGCGCTCGCGGAGGCCGAGGCGATCGGCGAGAAGCTGAAGTCGGAGGCCGCGGGTCTCACCGAGAAGGCCGCCGCCATGGCCGCGCTCGACGAGGCGTCGCGCGCCCACGAGGAGTACCGGCTCCGGCTGGAGGCCGAGAAGGACATCCGGCTCGCCGGGCTCGACGTCCAGCGGCAGGTCGCCGAGGCGCAGGCCACGGTGCTGGCGACCGGTCTGGAGAACGCGGACATCAACATCGTGGGCGGGGAGTCCGTCTTCCTCGACCGGCTGGTGCAGTCCATCTCGCTCGGCAAGGCGGTCGACGGGTTCGTCGACCACTCGCAGACCGCGCAGGCCCTGGCGAAGCCGTGGCTGAACGGGGACGGGGCCTTCACCGAGGACCTGACGAAGGTGCTCGGCTCGCTCTCCACGGCCGACGTGCAGAACCTGAGCGTGTCGGCGCTGCTCTCGAAGGTCATGCGGTCCGGCGTCCTGGACGCGGGGGCACTCGTCCCGGCCCAGGCCGCGGTTCCGGTCGCCGCCGAGAGGAACGGTGCGGCCCCGGCCGCGAGCTGA
- a CDS encoding regulator of polyketide synthase expression (PucR C-terminal helix-turn-helix domain; pfam13556;~identified by MetaGeneAnnotator; putative;~regulator of polyketide synthase expression [Streptomyces sp. PAMC26508]), translating into MTDTYERERDREYGREHEQEHEYGPLLADVAGSGRRLTRDELLRLRDSGERAAGDGEALRALIGRHLEAVRTAWPERSLSRRTTLDLLAVVEQSIDALSGGFERAQRLAVRQEEAERREFIDDLLHGRSDLGRIAARAERFGLHLSHAHAVAVACGPRPYGEADLAPQQVERAMIGRFGDRSILVTTKDGRMVCVAPGDQRDVLAYFAKQAFAATGGGQAAVGRSQPGAGGVVHSYEEALRALELADRLELDVPVLYAADLLVYPVLTRDRQAMEDLVVSVLGPLRAARGGAEPLLDTLTAFFDSGCVTTQTAQRLSLSVRAVTYRLDRIHRLTGADLADPTSRYTLQTAVIGARLLGWPAKQI; encoded by the coding sequence ATGACGGACACGTACGAGCGCGAGCGAGACCGTGAGTACGGGCGTGAGCACGAGCAGGAGCACGAGTACGGGCCGCTGCTGGCGGACGTCGCCGGGAGCGGGCGGCGGCTGACCCGGGACGAGTTGCTGCGGCTGCGGGACTCGGGCGAGCGGGCGGCGGGGGACGGCGAGGCGCTGCGGGCGCTGATCGGCCGCCATCTGGAGGCGGTGCGCACCGCCTGGCCGGAGCGTTCGCTGTCGCGGCGGACCACGCTCGATCTGCTCGCGGTCGTGGAGCAGTCCATCGACGCCCTGTCCGGCGGGTTCGAGCGGGCCCAGCGGCTCGCGGTGCGCCAAGAGGAGGCGGAGCGGCGCGAGTTCATCGACGACCTGCTGCACGGCCGCAGCGACCTGGGCCGGATCGCCGCCCGGGCGGAACGTTTCGGCCTGCACCTCTCCCACGCGCACGCGGTCGCGGTGGCCTGCGGCCCGCGGCCGTACGGCGAGGCGGACCTCGCGCCGCAGCAGGTGGAGCGGGCGATGATCGGCCGGTTCGGCGACCGGAGCATCCTGGTGACGACGAAGGACGGCCGGATGGTGTGCGTCGCGCCGGGCGACCAGCGCGACGTCCTCGCGTACTTCGCGAAGCAGGCGTTCGCCGCGACCGGCGGCGGCCAGGCGGCGGTCGGCCGGTCCCAGCCCGGGGCCGGCGGCGTCGTCCACTCGTACGAGGAGGCCCTGCGCGCCCTGGAGCTCGCCGACCGGCTCGAACTCGACGTGCCCGTCCTGTACGCGGCCGATCTGCTGGTCTACCCGGTGCTCACCCGGGACCGGCAGGCCATGGAGGACCTGGTGGTCAGCGTGCTGGGGCCGTTGCGGGCGGCGCGCGGCGGGGCGGAGCCGCTGCTCGACACGCTGACGGCGTTCTTCGACAGCGGCTGTGTGACCACGCAGACCGCCCAGCGGCTCAGTCTGTCGGTCCGGGCGGTGACGTACCGGCTGGACCGGATCCACCGGCTGACCGGCGCGGATCTCGCCGATCCCACGAGCCGTTACACGCTCCAGACCGCCGTGATCGGGGCGCGTCTGCTCGGCTGGCCGGCGAAGCAGATCTGA
- a CDS encoding acetyltransferase (identified by MetaGeneAnnotator; putative;~sequence version:1), with protein sequence MRGALRRSLALNLNLNLDPNLDYSLHRLQPEDWPAYRAIRLAMLRDTPLAYLETVDDALALPESEWRFRTTRAAGPGNVGVAAVGPDGAWVGVMNGFLPAPDTAKLVGVWLEPGHRGAGGTGAGLAARMLDEVVRWAREETGAKRLTLLVHEENGRAIGFYRRSGFVLTGRTERYPLDVRQSELEMVLGL encoded by the coding sequence GTGCGCGGTGCCCTGCGAAGATCGCTCGCCCTGAACCTGAACCTGAACCTGGACCCGAACCTGGACTACAGCCTGCATCGCTTACAGCCCGAGGACTGGCCCGCGTACCGGGCCATACGCCTGGCGATGCTGCGGGACACCCCGCTCGCTTACCTGGAGACCGTCGACGACGCGCTCGCCCTCCCCGAGTCCGAGTGGCGGTTCCGTACGACACGGGCCGCCGGGCCGGGCAACGTCGGGGTCGCGGCGGTCGGGCCCGACGGCGCGTGGGTCGGCGTCATGAACGGGTTCCTGCCGGCGCCGGACACGGCGAAGCTCGTGGGGGTGTGGCTGGAGCCGGGGCATCGGGGCGCCGGTGGGACCGGGGCGGGGCTCGCGGCGCGGATGCTGGACGAGGTCGTGCGGTGGGCGCGGGAGGAGACGGGGGCGAAGCGGCTGACGCTGCTCGTGCACGAGGAGAACGGGCGGGCGATCGGGTTCTACCGGCGGAGCGGGTTCGTACTGACGGGGCGGACGGAGCGGTATCCGTTGGACGTGAGGCAGTCGGAGCTGGAGATGGTTCTGGGGTTGTGA